In a single window of the Acidobacteriota bacterium genome:
- a CDS encoding oligosaccharide flippase family protein produces MAQSQVTHPPANQTPDVAKTAGRGTIYITLAKLWFIISGYGIEFTLPRLLTKENFGLYKVVIGAISIINAVIVTGTQQTVSKYISQDESKADSVKFQALKLQLLVGGVAALGFFLLSPLIADYLNDERLTDYLRIASLITLSYAFYAVFIGYFNGQKKFLTQAALDMAYSTFKFAFIVLLVIFGLGVAGGVGGFALAAASVLALSAVVAGRGTRFGEVQTSELFKFQTYLLLFTLVLNLLQKVDLMLVKALSSDDVTIASRNAADYGAAINIANITYQIIISVTFVIFPLISAASFVDDREKTRKYIGNTLRYSLMIMLLTATLFSANAREVLFVLYPSEYQPGAGALMVVAFGMLFFGLLYILTTIISASGNPKISLAIGILALGISAVLNYFLIPAYGLTAAGVATTIAMLSGVIAGSIYLFTKFKTLMPITSIIRLTGCAAAVYALSMVYSPASKILILVKLAILGLIYLAALLLSREVGREEVVLIKQVLKK; encoded by the coding sequence ATGGCTCAGTCGCAAGTTACACACCCGCCCGCAAACCAAACGCCTGATGTTGCGAAAACCGCCGGTCGCGGAACGATTTATATTACGCTCGCCAAACTCTGGTTTATCATCAGCGGTTACGGCATCGAATTCACCTTGCCGCGATTGCTGACGAAAGAAAATTTCGGACTCTATAAAGTCGTCATCGGCGCGATCTCCATCATCAATGCGGTTATTGTCACCGGCACTCAGCAAACCGTTTCAAAATATATTTCCCAGGACGAATCAAAAGCCGATTCAGTCAAATTCCAGGCTCTCAAATTACAACTACTGGTTGGCGGAGTTGCTGCACTGGGGTTTTTTCTTTTGTCGCCGCTTATTGCCGATTATTTGAATGATGAACGGTTGACCGACTATTTGCGCATCGCTTCATTGATTACCCTTTCGTATGCTTTTTATGCCGTGTTTATTGGTTATTTTAACGGTCAGAAAAAATTTTTAACCCAAGCCGCGCTCGATATGGCGTATTCAACTTTTAAATTTGCCTTTATCGTTTTACTTGTCATATTCGGTTTGGGTGTTGCCGGTGGCGTCGGAGGATTTGCATTGGCTGCGGCAAGTGTGTTGGCGCTGTCTGCGGTAGTTGCCGGACGCGGCACACGATTTGGCGAAGTTCAAACCAGCGAATTATTCAAATTTCAAACTTATCTGTTGTTATTCACCCTGGTTTTAAATCTGTTGCAGAAAGTTGATTTGATGCTCGTCAAAGCCTTGTCTTCAGATGATGTGACGATTGCCAGTCGCAACGCCGCGGATTATGGCGCAGCAATCAACATCGCCAATATCACCTATCAGATTATCATCTCGGTAACCTTTGTCATTTTTCCGCTGATTTCCGCAGCGTCGTTTGTTGATGACCGGGAAAAGACCCGCAAGTATATCGGCAATACTTTGCGCTATTCGTTAATGATCATGTTATTGACCGCGACTTTGTTCTCGGCGAACGCCCGCGAGGTACTATTCGTGCTCTATCCGAGTGAATATCAACCGGGCGCGGGAGCGTTGATGGTGGTTGCGTTCGGGATGTTGTTTTTCGGCTTGCTTTATATTTTGACGACCATCATTTCAGCCAGCGGCAATCCGAAAATCTCGCTGGCAATCGGCATACTGGCTCTCGGTATCAGCGCCGTTCTCAACTATTTTTTAATCCCGGCTTATGGACTGACCGCAGCAGGGGTAGCGACAACCATCGCGATGTTAAGCGGGGTGATTGCCGGGTCGATTTATCTGTTTACGAAATTTAAAACCTTGATGCCAATTACATCTATCATACGCCTGACGGGTTGCGCCGCAGCGGTCTATGCGCTCTCAATGGTTTATTCACCGGCATCAAAAATTTTAATCCTGGTTAAGCTCGCCATTTTGGGACTGATTTATCTTGCTGCATTATTGCTAAGTCGTGAAGTCGGACGCGAAGAGGTTGTCCTCATCAAACAGGTCTTAAAAAAATGA
- a CDS encoding WD40 repeat domain-containing protein → MQIQRQICPACAAPLPGSTSESVKCEHCGSQLRLKKDTGQLFPVINPNVETAKPLRPPMSKAKKRTIVAGILFIVIAGILMAYIYNRYNWHRVINSVAWSPDGQRIVSVHGQGFGIGGGTLRVWDATNGKSLKVITNKNVLMWQVIFSPDGKYLATGEHDGAIEIWDAQNLEPVQRFQAGGSFVDNLVWSPDSKQIAEGDANGTLWVWDVANGRKLYSQGVHTDRLEILAWSPDGKYIATGGWDGLIRVVDAATGQMLMEFKDKSYLNSVAWTADSKYLAAGGLGNMVHIIDVAKATEVFKLEGHKNSIRMVSWSPDGKWIASLAQDDTVRIWDAVTGKAVQVLDNGGYNQNMMWSPDGKYLASGGWGVLRIWETANWTMQQVQVFDRSNDVRIAGWSADNRQALVVGKYDEIIKILEVANQHELASMQVSVGEAIRRVLF, encoded by the coding sequence TTGCAAATTCAACGACAGATTTGTCCGGCTTGCGCTGCGCCTCTGCCCGGTTCAACTTCGGAATCTGTGAAATGCGAACATTGCGGCAGCCAGTTGCGCCTCAAAAAAGATACAGGGCAATTGTTCCCGGTAATCAACCCCAACGTCGAAACCGCCAAACCGCTTCGCCCACCGATGAGCAAGGCGAAAAAGCGAACAATCGTCGCCGGTATCTTGTTCATCGTTATCGCAGGGATTTTGATGGCGTACATTTATAACCGCTACAACTGGCACCGAGTGATTAACAGCGTTGCCTGGTCGCCCGATGGTCAACGTATTGTCTCTGTGCATGGACAAGGTTTCGGGATAGGTGGAGGAACACTGAGGGTTTGGGACGCCACCAACGGTAAGTCGTTAAAGGTCATCACCAATAAAAATGTGTTGATGTGGCAAGTGATTTTTTCACCGGATGGCAAATATCTGGCAACCGGAGAACACGATGGCGCGATTGAAATCTGGGATGCGCAAAACCTGGAACCGGTTCAACGATTTCAGGCAGGCGGCAGTTTCGTTGATAACCTGGTCTGGTCGCCCGATAGTAAACAAATTGCCGAAGGCGATGCCAATGGAACTTTATGGGTGTGGGATGTAGCGAATGGCAGGAAGTTATATTCACAAGGAGTGCATACCGATAGACTGGAAATTCTGGCTTGGTCGCCCGATGGCAAATACATTGCAACCGGCGGCTGGGATGGGTTGATTCGTGTTGTCGATGCTGCCACAGGTCAAATGCTGATGGAGTTCAAAGATAAGAGTTATTTAAACAGCGTGGCGTGGACAGCCGACAGTAAATATCTGGCGGCGGGTGGACTCGGAAATATGGTTCATATTATTGATGTCGCGAAGGCCACAGAGGTGTTCAAACTCGAAGGACATAAAAATTCCATTCGCATGGTATCGTGGTCACCGGATGGAAAATGGATTGCGTCGCTCGCGCAGGATGATACGGTGCGCATCTGGGATGCGGTGACCGGCAAAGCCGTTCAGGTTTTAGACAATGGGGGGTACAACCAGAATATGATGTGGTCGCCGGACGGAAAATATTTAGCGTCGGGTGGCTGGGGAGTTTTGCGAATCTGGGAAACCGCGAATTGGACGATGCAACAGGTTCAAGTTTTTGATCGAAGTAATGATGTGCGAATTGCCGGTTGGTCTGCTGATAACCGGCAGGCGCTAGTTGTCGGCAAATATGATGAAATCATTAAAATTTTAGAGGTGGCTAATCAACACGAACTCGCATCAATGCAGGTAAGCGTCGGCGAAGCCATTCGTCGTGTGTTGTTTTAA
- a CDS encoding glycosyltransferase family 2 protein: MYKNFLVAVVMPIHNEAQQIERAIARIPDFVDYIFAVDDGSSDATWQKLYSIGDPRLQRLRHEKNLGVGAATKTGYRQALKSDADFVAVMDGDGQMAGEDLSVLLDAAIEGADFVKGNRFLSQTIKRMPLGRWIGNCSFSFLTRHAVSFSEKIDAQCGFTVIRRRALDCLNIEGLFNRYGFPNEMFFEAHRQGLKIANVPVQTIYGDEVSGINPFKVVPIIGWLIARNYLRRKWSILTTGWAASAKRPLRRFLKAEPINE, from the coding sequence ATGTATAAAAATTTTCTCGTTGCGGTTGTCATGCCAATTCATAACGAAGCGCAACAGATTGAACGGGCAATCGCGCGTATACCGGATTTCGTTGACTATATCTTTGCCGTTGATGATGGCAGCAGCGATGCAACCTGGCAAAAACTTTATTCAATCGGTGACCCGCGTTTGCAGCGATTGCGCCATGAAAAAAATCTGGGAGTCGGCGCGGCAACCAAAACCGGTTATCGTCAGGCGTTAAAAAGTGATGCAGATTTCGTTGCGGTGATGGATGGCGATGGGCAAATGGCGGGAGAGGATTTATCTGTCTTGCTCGATGCGGCAATCGAGGGCGCTGATTTTGTAAAAGGCAATCGTTTTCTATCGCAAACAATCAAGCGCATGCCTTTAGGGCGATGGATTGGCAATTGTTCATTCAGTTTTTTAACTCGCCATGCGGTTTCATTCTCAGAAAAAATTGATGCGCAATGCGGCTTTACGGTGATTCGTCGCCGGGCGCTTGATTGCTTGAATATTGAAGGGTTGTTTAATCGTTATGGCTTTCCCAACGAGATGTTTTTTGAGGCGCATCGCCAGGGCTTAAAAATTGCCAATGTGCCGGTGCAAACCATCTACGGCGACGAGGTTTCCGGCATCAACCCGTTTAAAGTCGTACCGATTATCGGTTGGTTAATCGCTCGCAATTACTTGAGAAGAAAATGGTCAATTCTGACAACCGGTTGGGCTGCATCGGCAAAGCGCCCGCTCAGGAGATTTTTAAAAGCAGAGCCAATCAATGAATGA
- a CDS encoding glycosyltransferase family 4 protein: MNDAEALMNSTNKKRLLILTSSFPNSKTDETCAYIREFAERLAAEFAVTVFAPNDARAVNDSYDEFQLVRPNNFIPSRFEPMQASRDLNELVSQNLFNKILLLVSLTGFFLRAFVLALRADVICSHWLLPSGMIGAVIARALNKPHLLIEHSGALHWLRGQSIGRWLAKFMVDASSRVVVVSRDLQEKLLALYPQAKGKIELIPMGISVPAFAKNLALNQSAKIRPSVPGKILFIGRLVEIKGLTVLLKALADLPHIQLLIAGEGEQKNNYKSLAGQLNLNAEFLGQVGRNEKRQLLAACDAVVIPSMVLPGGRTEGVPVVMLEAMAAGVPVIASNVGGLAEIIVDAESGLLFEAGNSERLAEKINHLIAHRELQRRLSVNARQLVEAYDWQIVGSRFTEMINHILRMNGSVASYTPARKPNA, translated from the coding sequence ATGAATGATGCAGAGGCATTGATGAATTCCACCAATAAAAAAAGGTTGTTGATTTTAACCAGTTCATTTCCGAATTCAAAGACAGATGAAACCTGCGCTTATATTCGTGAATTCGCTGAGCGCCTCGCTGCTGAATTTGCGGTTACGGTGTTTGCGCCAAACGATGCGCGAGCCGTGAATGATTCATATGATGAGTTTCAATTGGTACGTCCGAATAATTTTATCCCGTCAAGATTTGAGCCAATGCAAGCCAGTCGGGATTTGAATGAACTGGTTTCGCAAAATCTCTTTAACAAAATTCTGTTGCTTGTTTCGCTAACTGGATTTTTCCTTCGCGCTTTCGTTCTGGCGCTTCGCGCCGATGTGATTTGTTCACATTGGCTTTTGCCTTCGGGAATGATTGGAGCCGTCATCGCGAGGGCGCTGAATAAACCGCATTTATTAATCGAGCATTCGGGGGCTTTGCATTGGTTGCGGGGTCAATCCATCGGTCGCTGGTTGGCGAAATTTATGGTTGATGCAAGCAGCCGCGTGGTTGTCGTCAGCCGCGATTTGCAGGAAAAACTGCTTGCGCTCTACCCGCAGGCAAAGGGGAAAATCGAACTTATTCCAATGGGGATTTCGGTTCCGGCATTCGCAAAAAATTTAGCTTTAAATCAATCGGCGAAGATTCGACCTTCTGTACCTGGCAAAATTTTATTCATCGGTCGATTGGTTGAAATCAAAGGCTTGACGGTTTTGCTCAAGGCATTAGCCGACCTGCCCCACATTCAATTATTAATTGCCGGCGAAGGCGAGCAAAAAAATAACTACAAATCGCTCGCCGGACAACTCAACCTCAATGCCGAGTTTTTGGGACAGGTTGGTAGAAATGAAAAACGTCAGTTGCTTGCCGCGTGCGATGCGGTGGTGATTCCTTCAATGGTTTTACCCGGTGGACGAACGGAAGGCGTGCCTGTGGTTATGCTTGAAGCGATGGCGGCAGGGGTTCCGGTTATTGCTTCAAATGTCGGTGGGCTTGCGGAAATTATTGTTGATGCTGAAAGCGGATTACTGTTTGAGGCTGGCAATTCTGAGAGGTTAGCTGAGAAAATCAACCATTTAATTGCCCATCGCGAATTGCAACGACGGTTGAGCGTCAATGCACGACAATTGGTTGAAGCTTATGATTGGCAAATCGTCGGTTCGCGGTTCACTGAAATGATTAATCATATTTTGAGGATGAATGGCTCAGTCGCAAGTTACACACCCGCCCGCAAACCAAACGCCTGA